One region of Solanum pennellii chromosome 6, SPENNV200 genomic DNA includes:
- the LOC107021832 gene encoding probable protein phosphatase 2C 2 has protein sequence MSCTVAIPNSPVFSPATRIPVTNSLLCKSASFSSSSPPRKSSEFRTLTKCPSFTFSSLSPSSQLKILLIEKSSPATISVNRNSSQCSTSAPVSTSTTVSKRKRPARLDIPVVSTNFGNFPETPTAAADFVEVEGDEYSVCCKRGRRGAMEDRYSALVNLQGDSKQGIFGVFDGHGGPKAAEFAAEHLNKNIMDELVRRNNEDVVEVLKNVYLKTDTEFLSEEFGGGSCCVTALIRNGDLVVSNAGDCRAVVSRGGIAEALTSDHKPSRKDEKDRIESLGGYVDCSNGVWRIQGSLAVSRGIGDRYLKQWVIAEPETTVVELNPELEFLVLASDGLWDKVSNQEVVDAARPLCCTGIGKPQPLLASKKLIDLAVSRGSVDDICVMIIQLQQFWLMHRNC, from the exons atGTCTTGTACCGTCGCTATTCCAAATTCACCGGTATTCTCGCCGGCGACTAGGATTCCGGTGACTAATTCTCTCTTATGTAAATCGGCttcattttcatcttcttcGCCTCCTAGGAAATCATCTGAATTTCGAACTTTAACGAAATGTCCTTcatttactttttcttctttgtctcCGTCTTCGCAATTGAAAATTCTTCTGATTGAGAAATCTTCACCGGCAACGATTAGCGTTAACAGAAATTCTTCTCAGTGTTCAACGTCTGCACCGGTTTCTACTTCTACGACGGTTTCGAAGAGGAAGAGACCTGCTAGATTGGATATTCCGGTCGTTTCGACGAATTTTGGAAATTTTCCGGAAACTCCGACGGCAGCGGCGGATTTTGTTGAGGTTGAAGGCGATGAATATTCTGTTTGTTGTAAACGTGGAAGGAGAGGTGCAATGGAGGATCGTTATTCTGCACTTGTCAATTTACAAGGAGATTCAAAACAG GgtatttttggtgtatttgatgGACATGGAGGACCTAAAGCTGCAGAGTTTGCAGCAGAGCACTTGAATAAGAACATTATGGATGAATTAGTAAGGAGGAATAATGAAGATGTTGTGGAGGTGCTGAAAAATGTTTATTTAAAGACAGATACCGAATTCCTAAGTGAAGAATTTGGGGGTGGATCGTGTTGCGTAACAGCATTGATCAGAAATGGTGATCTAGTTGTATCTAATGCTGGTGATTGTCGCGCTGTTGTTAGCAGAGGTGGGATTGCTGAAGCACTCACCTCAGATCACAAGCCTTCAAGAAAAGACGAGAAAGATAGAATTGAGAGTTTG GGTGGCTATGTAGATTGTTCTAATGGTGTTTGGAGAATCCAGGGATCACTTGCTGTATCGAGAGGTATAGGAGATCGTTATCTTAAACAATGGGTGATCGCAGAACCTGAGACTACAGTCGTTGAACTTAATCCTGAATTGGAGTTCTTAGTCCTTGCATCTGACGGTTTATGGGATAAAGTCAGCAATCAGGAAGTAGTTGATGCTGCTAGGCCTTTGTGCTGCACAGGCATCGGTAAGCCACAACCATTATTGGCCTCTAAAAAGCTTATCGATCTTGCTGTTTCACGAGGTTCTGTTGATGATATATGTGTGATGATAATTCAACTGCAACAATTTTGGTTAATGCATAGAAACTGTTGA
- the LOC107023821 gene encoding ERBB-3 BINDING PROTEIN 1-like isoform X1, whose product MSDDEREEKELDLTSPEVVTKYKGAAEIVNKALQLVVSECKPKAKIVDLCEKGDAFIKEQTGNMYKNVKKKIERGVAFPTCISVNNTVCHFSPLSSDETVLEEGDIVKIDMGCHIDGFIAVVAHTHVVQGGPVTGRAADVLAAANTAAEVALRLVRPGRKNSDVTEAIQKVAAAYDCKIVEGVLSHQMKQFVIDGNKVVLSVSNPDTRVDDAEFEENEVYSVDIVTSTGEGKPKLLDEKQTTIYKRAVDKSYNLKMKASRFIFSEISQKFPIMPFTARDLEEKRARLGLVECVNHDLLQPYPVLHEKPGDLVAHIKFTVLLMPNGSDRITSHALQELSPAKTIDDEPEIKTWLALPVKTKKKGGGKKKKAGKKGESCQAEPMEGEPNVAES is encoded by the exons ATGTCGGATGATGAGAGAGAAGAGAAGGAGTTGGATCTGACAAGTCCTGAGGTTGTTACTAAGTATAAGGGTGCTGCTGAAATCGTCAACA AGGCTCTGCAGTTGGTGGTGTCTGAATGCAAGCCAAAAGCAAAGATAGTTGATCTTTGTGAAAAAGGAGATGCCTTTATTAAAGA GCAAACAGGGAATATGTACAAGAATGTGAAGAAGAAAATCGAGAGGGGTGTGGCATTCCCAACCTGCATTTCAGTAAACAATACCGTCTGCCATTTTTCTCCACTGTCTAGTGATGAGACAGTATTGGAAGAAGGTGATATAGTGAAAAT TGATATGGGGTGTCATATAGATGGCTTTATTGCTGTTGTTGCTCATACACATGTGGTCCAGGGAGGACCTGTTACTGGTAGAGCTGCTGATGTTCTTGCGGCTGCTAATACAGCTGCTGAAGTTGCTCTGAGGCTTGTAAGACCAGGAAGGAAG AACTCGGATGTAACAGAAGCTATTCAGAAAGTTGCTGCAGCATATGACTGCAAGATCGTTGAGGGTGTTTTGAGCCATCAAATGAAACAATTTGTGATTGACGGAAACAAAGTCGTGTTAAGTGTGTCTAATCCTGATACCAGAGTAGACGATGCAGAGTTTGAGGAAAATGAGGTCTATTCAGTTGACATTGTTACAAGCACCGGCGAAGGAAAG CCAAAGTTGTTGGATGAGAAACAAACAACCATCTACAAGAGAGCTGTAGATAAAAGCTACAACCTGAAGATGAAAGCGTCAAGGTTTATCTTCAGTGAAATCAGTCAGAAGTTCCCTATCATGCCATTTACAGCTAG GGATTTGGAGGAGAAAAGAGCTCGTTTGGGACTAGTTGAATGTGTTAACCATGATCTTTTGCAGCCGTATCCTGTTCTACATGAGAAACCTG GTGATTTGGTTGCTCACATAAAATTCACTGTGCTATTGATGCCTAACGGGTCAGATAGGATCACATCTCATGCTCTCCAGGAGCTGTCACCTGCGAAGACAATAGACGATGAACCTGAAATTAAGACCTGGCTAGCCCTTCCCGTAAAAACCAAGAAGAAAGGTGGCggcaagaaaaagaaag CAGGCAAGAAAGGTGAATCATGCCAAGCTGAGCCTATGGAAGGCGAACCAAATGTTGCTGAATCTTGA
- the LOC107023821 gene encoding ERBB-3 BINDING PROTEIN 1-like isoform X2: MSDDEREEKELDLTSPEVVTKYKGAAEIVNKALQLVVSECKPKAKIVDLCEKGDAFIKEQTGNMYKNVKKKIERGVAFPTCISVNNTVCHFSPLSSDETVLEEGDIVKIDMGCHIDGFIAVVAHTHVVQGGPVTGRAADVLAAANTAAEVALRLVRPGRKNSDVTEAIQKVAAAYDCKIVEGVLSHQMKQFVIDGNKVVLSVSNPDTRVDDAEFEENEVYSVDIVTSTGEGKPKLLDEKQTTIYKRAVDKSYNLKMKASRFIFSEISQKFPIMPFTARDLEEKRARLGLVECVNHDLLQPYPVLHEKPGDLVAHIKFTVLLMPNGSDRITSHALQELSPAKTIDDEPEIKTWLALPVKTKKKGGGKKKKGKKGESCQAEPMEGEPNVAES, from the exons ATGTCGGATGATGAGAGAGAAGAGAAGGAGTTGGATCTGACAAGTCCTGAGGTTGTTACTAAGTATAAGGGTGCTGCTGAAATCGTCAACA AGGCTCTGCAGTTGGTGGTGTCTGAATGCAAGCCAAAAGCAAAGATAGTTGATCTTTGTGAAAAAGGAGATGCCTTTATTAAAGA GCAAACAGGGAATATGTACAAGAATGTGAAGAAGAAAATCGAGAGGGGTGTGGCATTCCCAACCTGCATTTCAGTAAACAATACCGTCTGCCATTTTTCTCCACTGTCTAGTGATGAGACAGTATTGGAAGAAGGTGATATAGTGAAAAT TGATATGGGGTGTCATATAGATGGCTTTATTGCTGTTGTTGCTCATACACATGTGGTCCAGGGAGGACCTGTTACTGGTAGAGCTGCTGATGTTCTTGCGGCTGCTAATACAGCTGCTGAAGTTGCTCTGAGGCTTGTAAGACCAGGAAGGAAG AACTCGGATGTAACAGAAGCTATTCAGAAAGTTGCTGCAGCATATGACTGCAAGATCGTTGAGGGTGTTTTGAGCCATCAAATGAAACAATTTGTGATTGACGGAAACAAAGTCGTGTTAAGTGTGTCTAATCCTGATACCAGAGTAGACGATGCAGAGTTTGAGGAAAATGAGGTCTATTCAGTTGACATTGTTACAAGCACCGGCGAAGGAAAG CCAAAGTTGTTGGATGAGAAACAAACAACCATCTACAAGAGAGCTGTAGATAAAAGCTACAACCTGAAGATGAAAGCGTCAAGGTTTATCTTCAGTGAAATCAGTCAGAAGTTCCCTATCATGCCATTTACAGCTAG GGATTTGGAGGAGAAAAGAGCTCGTTTGGGACTAGTTGAATGTGTTAACCATGATCTTTTGCAGCCGTATCCTGTTCTACATGAGAAACCTG GTGATTTGGTTGCTCACATAAAATTCACTGTGCTATTGATGCCTAACGGGTCAGATAGGATCACATCTCATGCTCTCCAGGAGCTGTCACCTGCGAAGACAATAGACGATGAACCTGAAATTAAGACCTGGCTAGCCCTTCCCGTAAAAACCAAGAAGAAAGGTGGCggcaagaaaaagaaag GCAAGAAAGGTGAATCATGCCAAGCTGAGCCTATGGAAGGCGAACCAAATGTTGCTGAATCTTGA